A genomic stretch from Aedes albopictus strain Foshan chromosome 2, AalbF5, whole genome shotgun sequence includes:
- the LOC134286493 gene encoding uncharacterized protein LOC134286493: MKHTPMKSSKMASSSEEDLSTLVLLRGMAQGNITRIKNILTQAQADQAELPSAQVKVYVKKVEGAYNEYHQHHQQIVAILPSNKKEEQNEKFLQFETLHEEVSIMLETLLEAQAAPPAAQQVQPPANQQPLVIQQSLPRAIPTFDGRYENWERFKIMFRDAVDRTNEAPRIKLYHLEKALVGDAAGIIDVKTIADGNYAHAWELLEERFEDQRRMIDIHIAGLLGVKKLSKEDFGELRSLVESTTSHVENLKFLNQEFTGVSELIVVHLIARALDPTTKKLWESTIKRGELPNYEDTIQFLKDRVSVLERCRDTDEEAKGQRTSAKPATRKQAFPNANAATAPPSADQRCTICDESHVTYKCSVFNGLSVSDRLTKVKQKNVCYNCLRSGHSVKNCPSKKSCSKCNKRHHTLLHLEGGAISSQPANENSANGVPGSAQPTASAVRQQSAENQPSVTAAHSNNPVNPASQVVLLTALVNVMDHQQRPRVCKALLDCGSQWKNDFSFMVNCLVSPKITGQVPSVKINLENWELPQGLRLADPSFHEPSHVDLLIGMDWFYDIMKPGCLKIDDNLPSLHDSKLGWLVGGKLLDCSSNLVLNSCAVRIDPIEELVQKFWEVEGVSPEVVLSSEEEQCESHFASTHRRDDSGRFIVHLPLKDNASQLSDSRTMALRRFFMLESKLQRHPDLKAQYDAFMDEYESLGHCREVQERDDPPGVLKWYLPHHAVLRPSNTTTKCRVVFDASAKVAGLSLNDVLMTGYNVQSDLLSIILRFRRYRYVMSADVAKMYRQVAVDPAFTPLQRIFWRKSPQDPLRVLELTTVTYGTASAPFLATRSLLQLARDERETFPLASAVVEKNVYIDDALFGSDDFLQACELRDQLIALLQSGGMHLHKWSSNTSQLLSPIPSEDRDSCASFSESGLNEVIKTLGLMWNPSTDEFLFRSSPSEKASRPTKRQVLSKIAKIYDPLGLISPVVVLAKIVMQKLWISKLNWDDPLDDTLLNEWENFLMSLPTSEQIRIPRHVLSNKAARYELHGFADASQKAYGACVYVRSIFPDGTASTKLVSAKSKIAPISPLTIPRKELLAALLLSRLISKVEAALEMSFSSIVLWSDSQVVLAWLHKPLGNLQTFVRHRVTEITSNTSHVWKYVRTDQNPADTVSRGQSARELANNEQWWNGPQFLCFVDYPEERPQSLQDCEIPELRVELAALSVMNYEEFPVLTKFASFRKCQRIVAYMLRFISNARKKQADRVMSRYLTIPELRAASNLIVGAIQHQEFAKEIECVRADEPNHRLNNLKPFLDEDLLRVGGRLGQSQLPFGVKHQLILPSNNPIVHGLINDVHRENHHAGNSMVQYLLRQHFWLINARSTIRKVLRTCITCFRTNPTTIDQQMGNLPSYRINPAPVFERVGLDFAGPIYVKQSVRKATPVKGYICVFICMVTKAMHLEAVEDLSTDSFLAAFQRFVSRRGYPKEVFSDNGTNFIGARSALQELYRLFKEETTQNKIFEYCQAKQIVWKTIPPNAPHFGGLWEAGVKSVKTVLKKVYQSTSLTLSGLSTLLCQIEAILNSRPLYSQSNDPTEPEALTPGHFIANRPLLAIPEPSVVGIPTNRLSHWQHIQQLREHFWKRWSREYLTELQVRGKWTKQKVNIQPGMVVLLKDDNLPPQCWNLGRVERVHPGADNLVRVVDVRTKTGTFRRPIHKLAPLPILDNDPNFQTSTFCRGENVQFDSSQTEEASSSGGDSLHHESSAHPTNDERTTTTKRVLNSKAAIIKLTTEQRSASELFHPSSRLPHSSEAEAKGAIAREDRMRQQAEPTDATWLVCQSKFFSDRDTDDQRAASEFILSLFLDFGETVGDQALNEATEVVTAIPLLQSAATSSTDGNPAVAASRHVNPGPDCHRVGRTPGLRNHLVERLRRACPRSLLNADIFRDSLSQYPLTLGVPSGDPKQIFRHPGRYCGRSRAPWVVLGAGHHCRCRLHPSLVPRVTEFYSKRSRSPQVSPVTASLTLSGRRRGFLPFL; encoded by the exons ATGAAGCACACGCCAATGAAGTCTTCCAAGATGGCCAGCTCTAGTGAAGAAGATCTGAGCACTCTTGTACTGTTGCGTGGCATGGCACAAGGTAACATCACGCGCATCAAGAACATCTTGACCCAAGCCCAAGCGGACCAGGCTGAGCTGCCTTCCGCTCAAGTGAAAGTGTACGTGAAGAAAGTGGAAGGTGCCTACAACGAGTACCATCAGCACCACCAGCAGATAGTGGCGATTCTTCCTTCGAACAAGAAGGAGGAACAGAACGAGAAGTTCCTGCAATTCGAGACGTTGCACGAAGAGGTGTCCATCATGCTCGAGACCCTTCTCGAGGCTCAAGCCGCACCACCTGCGGCGCAACAAGTGCAGCCACCGGCGAACCAACAACCGTTGGTCATCCAGCAATCTCTTCCTCGTGCCATCCCCACCTTCGACGGGAGGTACGAGAATTGGGAACGGTTCAAGATCATGTTCCGTGATGCAGTCGACCGTACCAACGAAGCACCTCGAATCAAGCTGTATCACCTTGAGAAGGCCCTCGTCGGTGATGCGGCGGGAATCATAGACGTGAAGACGATTGCCGATGGAAACTACGCCCACGCCTGGGAGTTACTGGAGGAAAGGTTCGAGGATCAGCGACGAATGATCGACATCCATATTGCTGGACTGCTCGGAGTGAAGAAACTTTCGAAGGAGGATTTCGGTGAGTTGCGTTCCTTGGTCGAGTCTACCACTAGTCACGTGGAAAACTTGAAGTTCCTTAACCAAGAGTTCACCGGCGTCTCTGAGCTCATTGTCGTCCACCTGATCGCACGTGCACTGGATCCTACCACGAAGAAGTTGTGGGAGTCGACGATAAAGCGAGGAGAACTCCCAAACTACGAAGACACCATACAGTTCCTGAAAGACCGCGTCTCAGTTCTGGAGAGATGCCGCGATACGGATGAAGAAGCCAAGGGACAGCGTACATCGGCGAAACCAGCTACGAGGAAGCAGGCGTTTCCCAATGCCAACGCAGCGACAGCTCCTCCATCAGCGGATCAGCGGTGCACCATTTGTGATGAAAGCCATGTTACGTACAAATGCTCTGTGTTCAACGGCTTGAGTGTGAGTGATCGACTGACCAAAGTCAAACAGAAGAACGTGTGCTACAACTGCTTGAGAAGTGGACATAGCGTGAAGAACTGTCCATCGAAGAAGTCGTGCTCCAAGTGCAACAAGCGGCACCACACCCTGCTCCATTTGGAAGGTGGTGCAATCTCGTCGCAGCCTGCGAATGAAAATTCAGCGAATGGAGTTCCAGGATCAGCCCAACCAACGGCGTCGGCTGTCAGACAGCAGTCGGCCGAGAACCAGCCATCAGTGACAGCAGCGCATTCCAACAACCCGGTGAACCCAGCGAGCCAGGTGGTGTTGCTCACTGCCCTTGTCAACGTTATGGACCATCAACAGCGGCCTCGTGTGTGCAAAGCCCTGCTAGACTGCGGATCTCAG TGGAAGAA CGATTTCTCTTTCATGGTGAATTGTTTGGTCTCGCCGAAGATTACTGGTCAGGTTCCGTCGGTTAAGATAAATTTGGAGAATTGGGAACTTCCTCAAGGTCTCAGACTGGCTGATCCATCCTTCCATGAACCTAGCCACGTTGATTTGCTCATTGGGATGGACTGGTTCTATGACATTATGAAACCAGGGTGTTTGAAAATAGACGATAATCTCCCTAGCCTTCACGACTCTAAGCTTGGTTGGTTAGTCGGGGGCAAGTTGCTTGACTGTTCTTCCAATCTTGTGCTGAATTCCTGTGCCGTTCGAATTGATCCCATTGAAGAACTAGTGCAGAAATTTTGGGAAGTTGAAGGTGTGTCTCCGGAGGTGGTTCTGTCCAGTGAGGAAGAGCAGTGTGAATCGCATTTCGCATCAACCCATCGTCGAGACGACAGCGGTCGTTTCATCGTTCACCTCCCATTGAAGGACAACGCATCTCAACTATCGGATTCCCGTACCATGGCCTTGCGACGATTTTTCATGCTGGAGTCTAAACTACAACGTCATCCAGATTTAAAAGCCCAGTATGATGCCTTCATGGACGAGTACGAATCTCTTGGGCACTGCCGGGAGGTCCAAGAACGCGacgatcctcctggagttctgaaGTGGTATCTTCCCCACCATGCCGTCCTCCGCCCATCGAACACAACTACAAAATGCCGGGTGGTATTCGACGCATCTGCAAAGGTGGCCGGATTGTCCCTCAACGATGTTTTGATGACCGGATACAACGTTCAGAGCGATTTGTTGTCTATCATCCTACGGTTCCGGAGGTATCGATACGTTATGAGCGCCGATGTAGCCAAAATGTACCGCCAAGTTGCCGTAGATCCCGCTTTCACTCCACTACaacggattttttggagaaagtcGCCCCAAGACCCACTACGTGTTCTCGAACTAACTACTGTGACATACGGAACGGCCTCAGCCCCTTTCTTGGCCACGCGATCTCTGCTGCAACTTGCACGGGATGAACGAGAAACCTTTCCGCTCGCTTCCGCCGTTGTCGAGAAAAATGTCTACATAGACGATGCTCTTTTTGGTTCCGACGATTTCCTACAAGCATGTGAGCTTCGAGATCAGCTGATAGCCTTGCTCCAGTCCGGTGGAATGCACCTTCACAAGTGGTCATCCAACACTAGTCAACTCCTATCGCCCATTCCCAGTGAAGATCGAGACAGCTGCGCATCTTTCAGCGAAAGTGGCCTCAACGAGGTCATCAAAACTTTGGGATTGATGTGGAATCCTTCCACAGACGAGTTCTTGTTCCGATCATCCCCTTCAGAAAAGGCCAGCAGACCCACAAAGCGTCAAGTCCTGTCCAAGATTGCCAAGATTTACGATCCGCTCGGACTTATTTCTCCAGTGGTGGTACTGGCAAAAATAGTCATGCAGAAATTGTGGATCAGCAAGCTGAATTGGGATGATCCGTTAGACGATACCCTCCTGAACGAGTGGGAGAACTTTCTGATGTCACTGCCAACTTCGGAGCAAATTCGCATTCCACGCCATGTGTTATCGAACAAGGCGGCGCGGTACGAATTGCACGGATTCGCGGACGCGTCCCAGAAGGCGTATGGGGCATGCGTGTATGTTCGCTCAATATTCCCTGATGGCACCGCATCGACGAAGTTGGTCAGCGCTAAGTCTAAAATTGCACCGATTTCACCCCTGACAATCCCTCGAAAGGAATTACTAGCAGCCCTTCTTTTGTCAAGATTGATTAGTAAGGTCGAAGCAGCGTTGGAGATGAGCTTCAGTTCCATCGTTCTCTGGTCGGATAGTCAAGTTGTATTGGCATGGTTACACAAACCGCTTGGCAATCTCCAAACCTTCGTCCGCCACAGAGTTACAGAGATCACATCGAATACTAGTCACGTTTGGAAATATGTTCGCACGGATCAGAACCCCGCCGATACTGTATCTCGAGGACAGTCTGCAAGAGAGTTAGCTAACAACGAGCAATGGTGGAATGGTCCTCAGTTTTTGTGCTTCGTGGATTACCCAGAAGAGCGGCCACAGTCACTCCAAGATTGCGAAATTCCCGAACTCAGGGTTGAGCTAGCTGCACTGTCGGTCATGAACTACGAGGAATTCCCTGTGTTGACAAAGTTTGCTTCGTTCCGGAAATGCCAACGGATTGTTGCCTACATGCTACGCTTCATTTCGAACGCTCGAAAGAAGCAGGCCGACCGAGTGATGTCCCGGTATCTCACTATTCCTGAGCTACGGGCGGCATCAAATTTGATCGTTGGAGCCATTCAGCATCAGGAGTTTGCCAAGGAGATCGAGTGTGTACGAGCAGACGAACCCAACCATCGTCTGAACAATTTGAAACCATTTCTCGACGAGGATTTACTGCGGGTTGGAGGTAGACTTGGTCAGTCTCAGCTTCCATTCGGAGTGAAACACCAGCTAATATTGCCAAGCAACAACCCCATCGTACACGGTTTGATAAACGACGTCCATCGAGAGAATCACCATGCCGGAAACTCCATGGTACAATACCTTTTGCGACAACATTTCTGGTTGATCAACGCGAGATCGACAATTCGGAAGGTGCTGAGAACCTGCATTACCTGCTTCCGGACGAATCCTACCACGATTGATCAGCAGATGGGAAACCTACCATCGTATCGGATTAACCCAGCGCCAGTCTTCGAGAGAGTTGGGCTTGACTTTGCCGGACCAATCTACGTCAAGCAGTCAGTTCGAAAGGCGACTCCGGTAAAGGGCTACATCTGTGTCTTCATCTGTATGGTGACAAAGGCCATGCATCTGGAAGCCGTGGAAGATCTGTCCACTGACTCGTTCCTTGCGGCTTTTCAACGATTCGTGTCCAGACGAGGATATCCGAAGGAAGTCTTCTCCGATAACGGGACCAATTTCATCGGAGCAAGGTCAGCATTGCAGGAGCTCTATCGGCTATTCAAGGAGGAGACCACCCAGAACAAGATCTTCGAGTATTGCCAAGCAAAGCAGATCGTTTGGAAGACCATCCCCCCAAATGCGCCACATTTCGGAGGACTTTGGGAGGCCGGTGTGAAAAGTGTTAAAACAGTGCTCAAAAAGGTTTACCAATCCACCTCCCTAACACTCTCCGGATTATCCACCCTGTTGTGCCAGATTGAAGCAATCCTCAACTCGAGACCACTTTATTCCCAATCTAACGATCCGACGGAACCTGAAGCGTTGACCCCTGGACATTTTATTGCCAACCGTCCACTATTAGCAATTCCCGAACCGTCTGTAGTAGGTATCCCGACCAATCGTTTGTCCCACTGGCAGCACATACAACAGCTTCGCGAACACTTCTGGAAACGATGGTCGAGAGAGTATCTCACCGAATTACAAGTGCGAGGCAAATGGACCAAACAGAAGGTAAACATCCAACCGGGAATGGTTGTTCTCCTGAAGGATGACAATTTGCCCCCACAGTGCTGGAATCTGGGCCGGGTAGAAAGGGTACACCCGGGAGCCGATAACCTGGTAAGAGTGGTAGACGTTCGAACGAAGACTGGTACATTTAGACGACCTATACATAAGCTTGCGCCTTTGcctattttggacaatgatccaaATTTCCAAACTTCCACTTTTTGCCGGGGGGAGAATGTTCAGTTCGACAGCAGCCAAACTGAAGAAGCGTCTAGCAGTGGCGGCGACAGTTTGCACCACGAGAGCTCCGCCCATCCAACCAACGacgaacgaacgacgacgacgaagcgagTGCTGAACAGCAAAGCGGCGATAATAAAATTGACGACCGAACAGCGATCAGCGTCAGAATTATTTCATCCGTCGTCGAGACTACCACACAGCAGCGAAGCCGAAGCGAAGGGAGCTATAGCACGTGAAGACCGCATGAGACAGCAAGCAGAGCCGACCGACGCGACG TGGCTAGTTTGCCAGTCAAAGTTTTTTTCCGATCGTGACACCGACGATCAGAGAGCCGCCTCGGAGTTCATACTCTCGCTTTTCCTGGACTTCGGAGAAACCGTAGGCGATCAAGCTCTCAACGAAGCCACAGAAGTTGTGACCGCCATTCCACTGTTACAAAGTGCGGCCACTTCATCAACAGACGGTAACCCGGCTGTCGCCGCTTCGCGACACGTTAACCCAGGCCCAGACTGCCATCGAGTGGGCCGCACTCCCGGCCTTCGGAACCATCTCGTCGAGCGCCTGCGGCGCGCTTGCCCACGAAGCCTTTTGAACGCGGACATTTTCCGTGACAGCCTCAGCCAGTACCCCTTGACCCTCGGCGTGCCGTCTGGTGATCCCAAACAGATTTTCCGCCATCCCGGCCGGTATTGTGGTCGATCTCGAGCTCCCTGGGTCGTTTTAGGAGCGGGCCATCACTGCCGTTGCCGTTTGCATCCGTCGCTCGTACCACGTGTCACCGAGTTCTATAGCAAACGCTCCCGATCACCGCAAGTATCTCCAGTAACCGCTTCGCTCACCCTCAGCGGCCGAAGAAGGGGTTTTCTGCCATTCCTGTAG